From Streptomyces sp. NBC_00683, one genomic window encodes:
- the uvrB gene encoding excinuclease ABC subunit UvrB — protein MRPVSKIERSMAPFEVISPYQPSGDQPAAIAELERRVRGAEKDVVLLGATGTGKSATTAWMIEKLQRPTLVMAPNKTLAAQLANEFRELLPNNAVEYFVSYYDYYQPEAYVPQSDTYIEKDSSINEEVERLRHSATNSLLTRRDVVVVASVSCIYGLGTPQEYVDRMVQLKVGDEIDRDQLLRRFVEIQYTRNDLAFARGTFRVRGDTIEIFPVYEELAVRIEMFGDEIEALSTLHPLTGEVISEDESLHVFPASHYVAGPERMEKAVGGIEAELQQRLAELEKQGKMLEAQRLRMRTTYDIEMLRQIGTCSGVENYSMHFDGRDPGTAPNTLLDYFPEDFLLVLDESHVTVPQIGAMYEGDASRKRTLVDHGFRLPSALDNRPLKWEEFLGRINQTVYLSATPGKYELSRGDGFVEQIIRPTGLVDPEVVVKPTEGQIDDLVHEIRKRTEKDERVLVTTLTKKMSEDLTDYFLELGIQVRYLHSDVDTLRRIELLRELRSGEYDVLVGINLLREGLDLPEVSLVAILDADKQGFLRSGTSLIQTIGRAARNVSGQVHMYADKITPAMAQAIDETNRRREKQIAYNTERGLDPQPLRKKINDIVATIAREEVDTEQLLGTGYRQGKGAKAPVPALGGKASAGKAKGGGAAVTDRPATELAGIIEEMTDRMRAAAADLQFEVAARLRDEVGELKKELRQMREAGLA, from the coding sequence ATGCGGCCCGTTTCGAAGATCGAACGTTCGATGGCGCCTTTCGAGGTCATCAGTCCCTACCAGCCCAGCGGTGACCAGCCCGCGGCCATCGCCGAGCTGGAGCGGCGTGTCCGCGGCGCCGAGAAGGACGTCGTCCTGCTCGGCGCGACCGGCACCGGCAAGTCGGCGACGACCGCGTGGATGATCGAGAAGCTGCAGCGGCCGACCCTGGTGATGGCACCCAACAAGACGCTCGCCGCCCAGCTGGCCAACGAGTTCCGCGAGCTCCTCCCGAACAACGCCGTCGAGTACTTCGTCTCGTACTACGACTACTACCAGCCCGAGGCGTACGTCCCGCAGTCGGACACCTACATCGAGAAGGACTCCTCGATCAACGAGGAGGTCGAGCGGCTGCGCCACTCCGCCACGAACTCACTGCTGACCCGGCGCGACGTCGTCGTGGTCGCCTCCGTCTCCTGCATCTACGGCCTCGGCACACCGCAGGAGTACGTGGACCGGATGGTCCAGCTCAAGGTCGGCGACGAGATCGACCGCGACCAGCTGCTGCGCCGCTTCGTCGAGATCCAGTACACCCGCAACGACCTGGCGTTCGCCCGCGGCACCTTCCGGGTGCGCGGCGACACCATCGAGATCTTCCCGGTGTACGAGGAGCTCGCCGTCCGGATCGAGATGTTCGGCGACGAGATCGAGGCGCTCTCCACCCTCCACCCGCTCACCGGCGAGGTCATCAGCGAGGACGAATCGCTCCACGTCTTTCCCGCCAGCCACTACGTGGCCGGCCCCGAGCGCATGGAGAAGGCGGTCGGCGGCATCGAGGCCGAGCTCCAGCAGCGCCTCGCGGAGCTGGAGAAGCAGGGCAAGATGCTGGAGGCCCAGCGGCTGCGCATGCGCACGACGTACGACATCGAGATGCTCCGCCAGATCGGCACCTGCTCCGGCGTGGAGAACTACTCGATGCACTTCGACGGCCGTGATCCGGGTACCGCGCCCAACACCCTCCTGGACTACTTCCCCGAGGACTTCCTCCTCGTCCTCGACGAGTCGCACGTCACGGTGCCGCAGATCGGTGCGATGTACGAGGGCGACGCCTCCCGGAAGAGGACGCTCGTCGACCACGGCTTCCGGCTGCCCTCCGCCCTGGACAACCGCCCGCTGAAATGGGAGGAGTTCCTGGGCCGGATCAACCAGACCGTCTACCTGTCCGCCACCCCGGGGAAGTACGAGCTCTCCCGGGGCGACGGATTCGTGGAGCAGATCATCCGGCCCACCGGGCTCGTCGACCCCGAGGTCGTCGTCAAGCCCACCGAGGGCCAGATCGACGACCTGGTGCACGAGATCCGCAAGCGGACCGAGAAGGACGAGCGGGTCCTGGTCACCACCCTCACCAAGAAGATGTCCGAGGACCTCACCGACTACTTCCTCGAGCTCGGCATCCAGGTCCGCTACCTGCACAGCGACGTCGACACGCTGCGCCGCATCGAGCTGCTGCGCGAACTGCGCTCCGGCGAGTACGACGTGCTGGTCGGTATCAACCTGCTGCGCGAGGGCCTCGACCTTCCCGAGGTGTCACTCGTGGCCATCCTCGACGCGGACAAGCAGGGCTTCCTGCGGTCCGGCACCTCTCTGATCCAGACCATCGGCCGTGCCGCCCGTAACGTGTCCGGACAGGTCCATATGTACGCGGACAAGATCACTCCGGCGATGGCTCAGGCGATCGACGAGACCAACCGCCGCCGTGAGAAGCAGATCGCGTACAACACCGAGCGCGGGCTCGACCCGCAGCCGCTCCGCAAGAAGATCAACGACATCGTCGCGACCATCGCCCGCGAGGAAGTCGACACCGAGCAGCTCCTCGGCACCGGCTACCGGCAGGGCAAGGGTGCCAAGGCCCCCGTGCCCGCGCTCGGTGGAAAGGCCTCGGCCGGCAAGGCCAAGGGGGGTGGCGCGGCGGTCACCGACCGGCCCGCCACGGAGCTCGCCGGGATCATCGAGGAGATGACGGACCGGATGCGGGCGGCCGCCGCGGACCTGCAGTTCGAGGTGGCGGCCCGACTGCGCGACGAGGTGGGTGAGTTGAAGAAGGAGCTGCGCCAGATGAGGGAGGCGGGACTGGCCTGA
- a CDS encoding TerD family protein, which yields MTVNMTKGQAISLQKSDGGTLTAVRMGLGWQAAPRRGLFGSRTREIDLDASAVLFADKQPVDVVFFRHLVSDDGSVKHTGDNLVGGAGSGGDDEAILVDLQRVPVHIDQIVFTVNSFTGQTFQEVQNAFCRIVDETNGQELARYTLDGGGQYTAQIMAKVHRAGSGWQMTALGNPANGRTFQDLMPSILPHL from the coding sequence GTGACGGTCAATATGACCAAGGGTCAGGCCATCAGCCTGCAGAAGAGCGACGGGGGGACCCTGACCGCGGTACGGATGGGGCTCGGCTGGCAGGCGGCTCCGCGCCGCGGTCTGTTCGGCTCGCGCACCCGGGAGATCGACCTGGACGCCTCGGCGGTGCTCTTCGCCGACAAGCAGCCCGTGGACGTCGTGTTCTTCCGTCACCTCGTCAGCGACGACGGCTCGGTCAAGCACACCGGCGACAACCTGGTCGGCGGCGCCGGCTCGGGGGGCGACGACGAGGCGATCCTCGTCGACCTGCAGCGGGTCCCGGTCCACATCGACCAGATCGTCTTCACGGTGAACTCCTTCACCGGCCAGACGTTCCAGGAAGTGCAGAACGCCTTCTGCCGCATCGTCGACGAGACGAACGGCCAGGAGCTCGCCCGCTACACGCTCGACGGCGGCGGCCAGTACACGGCCCAGATCATGGCCAAGGTGCACCGTGCGGGCAGCGGATGGCAGATGACCGCCCTCGGAAACCCGGCCAACGGTCGGACCTTCCAGGACCTGATGCCGTCCATCCTGCCGCACCTGTAG
- a CDS encoding MBL fold metallo-hydrolase, which yields MTYSGAVKVGGPANVHELTDLMISKVAVGPMNNNAYLLRCRATGEQLLIDAANEAGTLLQLIGDDSITSVVTTHQHGDHWQALGEVVAATGARTYAGRYDAEGIPVPTDVLVEDGDTIRVGRVALTARHLAGHTPGSIALVYDDPHGAPHLFTGDCLFPGGVGNTRKDPEAFASLLHDVETKLFDPLPDETWVYPGHGHDTTLGAERPHLPEWRERGW from the coding sequence ATGACGTACAGCGGAGCGGTCAAGGTCGGCGGACCTGCGAATGTGCACGAGCTGACGGATCTGATGATCTCCAAGGTCGCTGTGGGCCCGATGAACAACAACGCCTATCTGCTGCGCTGCCGGGCGACCGGCGAGCAGCTCCTGATCGACGCGGCGAACGAGGCCGGGACCCTGCTGCAGCTGATCGGCGACGACTCGATCACCTCGGTCGTCACCACGCATCAGCACGGTGACCACTGGCAGGCCCTGGGCGAGGTCGTGGCGGCCACCGGGGCGCGCACGTACGCGGGACGGTACGACGCCGAGGGCATTCCGGTCCCCACCGATGTACTCGTCGAGGACGGGGACACGATCCGGGTGGGCCGGGTCGCGCTGACCGCCCGCCATCTGGCCGGCCACACCCCGGGCTCCATCGCGCTGGTCTACGACGACCCGCACGGGGCGCCGCACCTGTTCACGGGGGACTGCCTCTTCCCCGGCGGGGTCGGCAATACGCGCAAGGACCCGGAGGCGTTCGCGAGCCTGCTCCACGATGTGGAGACCAAGCTCTTCGACCCGCTGCCCGACGAGACCTGGGTCTATCCGGGGCACGGACACGACACCACGCTCGGCGCCGAGCGGCCTCATCTGCCGGAGTGGCGCGAGCGCGGCTGGTGA
- a CDS encoding TerD family protein: protein MTAELVRGQNHTLPQTRLEIRVSAGSPVVAGATLGDEQGTVHGVEWIAHPGSPQLPGLEVSRQAAADHRLAVDLEALPDAVHRVTVLLALPLGAGRPVRFGAVAAPFVAVTGLDGTEIATFTLTGLDAESAVTALELYRRQGVWKVRAVGQGYAAGLAEMLADQGVAQAAELARSIQEAVASGLARSVTPPPPRTADGGRVRHPAGPVPPTGGGQPHTRGSEPVGEPSPPVADPTTGGPIDYAHPRRQTTAPPPPPPVAPPAAPGQPAQPVAGDATGWSMDERLYNQIWGMFEDLARATAAYRSAVDFAESRMDQELDRALSDPRSRIGGTGDRAREEARAKRDELTARAREALDRDLAQLAAESAVVEPALPAAYAGWGNPVWHAYRVPMEIPMALRIGDLHLPERTDLHIPLLVRLPLERGIWVDSGRTASEASALADSDQLRRLGMETAVALAARMLAVYPADEFSVHVIDPAGSAAGALAPLVGSGVLAEPPAAGAGGVASVLARLTRRVDLVQMAIRAGAADSLPPDLDTGEQLLIVNDFPHGFDDRAVTQLRYLADEGPAVGVHLLMVADREDARAYGPVLDPLWRSLLRITPVADDHLADPWVGHAWTYEPLRPPQGSRVLEQVLALVAAARRNGYR, encoded by the coding sequence ATGACGGCCGAGCTGGTCCGGGGGCAGAATCACACGTTGCCCCAGACCCGTCTGGAGATCAGGGTGTCGGCGGGCTCACCCGTCGTGGCCGGTGCCACGCTCGGGGACGAGCAGGGCACGGTCCACGGCGTCGAGTGGATCGCCCACCCCGGATCGCCCCAGCTGCCCGGACTCGAGGTGTCCAGGCAGGCAGCGGCCGACCACCGGCTCGCAGTCGACCTGGAGGCGCTCCCCGACGCGGTGCACCGCGTCACCGTGCTCCTGGCCCTTCCCCTGGGGGCGGGCAGGCCCGTCCGGTTCGGTGCGGTCGCCGCGCCGTTCGTCGCCGTCACCGGACTCGACGGCACCGAGATCGCCACTTTCACCCTGACGGGCCTGGACGCCGAGTCCGCCGTGACGGCACTGGAGCTCTACCGCCGGCAGGGGGTCTGGAAGGTCCGTGCCGTCGGCCAGGGATACGCCGCCGGGCTCGCCGAGATGCTCGCCGACCAGGGCGTGGCACAGGCCGCTGAGCTGGCGCGCTCGATACAGGAGGCGGTCGCCTCCGGCCTGGCCCGCTCCGTGACGCCCCCGCCGCCGCGCACCGCGGACGGGGGGCGCGTACGTCACCCGGCCGGCCCCGTTCCGCCCACGGGCGGCGGTCAGCCCCACACCCGGGGTTCCGAGCCCGTCGGTGAACCGTCCCCGCCGGTGGCCGACCCCACGACGGGCGGCCCGATCGACTACGCGCATCCGCGCCGCCAGACCACCGCACCGCCCCCGCCCCCTCCGGTGGCCCCTCCCGCCGCACCGGGACAGCCCGCCCAGCCCGTCGCCGGTGACGCCACCGGCTGGTCCATGGACGAGCGCCTCTACAACCAGATCTGGGGCATGTTCGAGGACCTGGCCCGGGCCACCGCCGCCTACCGCAGCGCGGTCGACTTCGCCGAGTCCCGGATGGACCAGGAGCTCGACAGGGCACTGTCCGACCCGCGCAGCCGCATCGGCGGCACCGGTGACCGGGCCCGTGAGGAGGCCCGGGCCAAGCGCGACGAGCTGACCGCGCGGGCGCGTGAGGCGCTGGACCGCGATCTCGCCCAGCTGGCCGCCGAGTCCGCCGTGGTCGAGCCCGCGCTCCCCGCCGCGTACGCGGGCTGGGGCAATCCCGTCTGGCACGCCTACCGGGTGCCGATGGAGATCCCGATGGCGCTGCGCATCGGCGACCTCCACCTGCCCGAGCGCACCGACCTGCACATCCCGCTGCTGGTGCGGCTGCCGCTGGAACGAGGGATTTGGGTCGACAGCGGCCGTACGGCGTCCGAGGCCTCCGCTCTGGCGGACAGCGACCAGTTGCGCCGGCTGGGCATGGAAACCGCGGTCGCCCTGGCCGCCCGGATGCTCGCCGTCTATCCCGCGGACGAGTTCTCGGTGCATGTCATCGACCCCGCAGGCTCCGCGGCCGGTGCGCTGGCGCCCCTGGTCGGCTCCGGGGTCCTCGCGGAGCCGCCCGCCGCCGGTGCCGGGGGAGTGGCTTCGGTGCTCGCCCGGCTGACGCGACGCGTCGACCTGGTGCAGATGGCCATCAGGGCCGGTGCCGCCGACTCGCTCCCGCCGGACCTGGACACGGGCGAGCAGCTGCTGATCGTCAACGACTTCCCGCACGGTTTCGACGACCGGGCGGTCACACAGCTGCGCTATCTGGCCGACGAGGGGCCCGCCGTGGGCGTGCACCTGCTGATGGTGGCCGACCGCGAGGACGCGCGTGCCTACGGTCCCGTGCTCGATCCGCTGTGGCGGTCGCTGCTGCGGATCACCCCGGTCGCCGACGACCATCTGGCCGATCCGTGGGTGGGCCACGCCTGGACGTACGAGCCGCTGAGGCCGCCGCAGGGCAGCCGCGTCCTGGAGCAGGTGCTCGCGCTCGTGGCCGCCGCCCGGCGTAACGGCTATCGCTGA
- a CDS encoding maleylpyruvate isomerase family mycothiol-dependent enzyme, which produces MIDHVHDLDAVREATERLLSATGKLDNAAVAEPSRLPGWSRGHVLAHLSRNADALVNVLQGRPMYASSETRDADIDRDAPRPLAEQLADLRGSGDGFLAAAGAPADWSRTITMRNGVTDSASRVPFRRWVEIELHHVDLGIGYELEDLPEEFVIRENDFLAERFAGHSAVPPTTAVTADGSLWTTGGGADAGPVVVRGSATDILGWLCGRRDGSGLTAEGGPLPVLPPL; this is translated from the coding sequence ATGATTGATCATGTGCACGACCTGGACGCTGTACGTGAAGCGACCGAACGGCTCCTGAGCGCGACGGGCAAACTGGACAACGCCGCCGTCGCCGAGCCGTCACGGCTGCCGGGCTGGAGCAGAGGACATGTCCTCGCCCACCTGTCACGTAACGCCGACGCCCTCGTAAATGTTCTCCAGGGCCGCCCCATGTACGCGAGCAGCGAAACCCGGGACGCCGACATCGACCGCGACGCGCCCCGCCCACTCGCCGAGCAGCTCGCCGACCTGCGCGGCAGCGGGGACGGCTTCCTGGCGGCTGCCGGGGCGCCCGCCGACTGGTCCCGCACGATCACGATGCGCAACGGCGTGACGGACTCCGCCTCCCGGGTCCCGTTCCGCCGCTGGGTCGAGATCGAGCTGCACCATGTCGACCTGGGGATCGGCTACGAGCTGGAGGACCTTCCGGAGGAGTTCGTGATCCGGGAGAACGACTTCCTGGCGGAGCGGTTCGCCGGGCATTCCGCCGTGCCGCCCACGACGGCGGTGACTGCGGACGGCAGCCTCTGGACCACCGGCGGGGGCGCGGACGCCGGACCGGTCGTGGTCCGGGGCAGCGCGACCGACATCCTCGGCTGGCTCTGCGGGCGCCGCGACGGCTCCGGGCTCACCGCGGAAGGCGGCCCCCTTCCCGTACTGCCCCCGCTATAG
- a CDS encoding methylated-DNA--[protein]-cysteine S-methyltransferase gives MDSNEQSVEWSVVQSDIGPLLLAATGTGLVNVVFHARPAVRDKALGHIWTRLGAEPVQAPGSARLAEPERQLAAYFAGGLRAFSLDLDWSLTSGFNREVLRELAAGVPYGTVVGYGDLAGRVGQPGAAQAVGAAMGSNPLPVVVPCHRVVESDGGLGGFGGGLETKRQLLALEGVLPQPLF, from the coding sequence ATGGACAGCAACGAGCAGAGCGTGGAGTGGTCCGTCGTGCAGAGCGACATCGGGCCGCTCCTGCTCGCCGCGACCGGCACGGGCCTGGTGAACGTGGTCTTCCATGCGCGCCCCGCCGTCCGGGACAAGGCGCTCGGGCACATATGGACGCGGCTGGGCGCGGAGCCCGTACAGGCACCCGGCTCCGCGCGGCTCGCCGAGCCCGAGCGCCAGCTCGCCGCGTATTTCGCGGGCGGGCTGCGCGCGTTCTCGCTGGACCTGGACTGGTCGCTGACCTCCGGTTTCAACCGCGAGGTGCTCCGCGAGCTGGCAGCCGGCGTGCCCTACGGCACCGTCGTCGGATACGGGGACCTGGCCGGGCGGGTGGGGCAGCCGGGGGCCGCCCAGGCCGTCGGGGCGGCGATGGGATCCAATCCGCTGCCGGTGGTGGTGCCGTGCCACCGCGTGGTGGAGAGCGACGGAGGGCTCGGCGGCTTCGGCGGCGGGCTGGAGACCAAGCGGCAGCTGCTGGCGCTCGAGGGGGTCCTTCCGCAGCCGCTGTTCTGA
- a CDS encoding MHYT domain-containing protein, protein MQGTVDGFSYGLLTPVVAFLMACLGAALGLRCTARSLRTERSFKAGWLALGATSIGSGIWTMHFVAMLGFSVEEAPVSYDRPLTFASLAVAIVMVGIGIFIVGYRGATRMALVTGGTITGLGVASMHYLGMAGMRFEGQFAYDTVTVSLSVVIAVVAATASLWAAVSIHGFLPSLGASLVMGVAVSGMHYTGMAALSVHLHPAVAQGTQAGDTPASLLLPMLIGPGCFLLLAGVVVLFDPLVVMGAPDGPDRRPGDRPRSAGQVPGIPVQRRHTPYGTEVRREYRQPRNR, encoded by the coding sequence ATGCAGGGCACAGTCGACGGTTTCAGCTACGGCCTCCTGACCCCGGTCGTGGCATTCCTCATGGCGTGCCTCGGCGCAGCTCTCGGGCTGCGCTGCACCGCACGGTCCCTGCGCACCGAACGCTCCTTCAAGGCGGGCTGGCTGGCTCTGGGTGCCACCTCCATAGGCTCCGGCATCTGGACGATGCACTTCGTCGCGATGCTGGGCTTCTCGGTCGAGGAGGCACCGGTCAGCTACGACAGGCCGCTCACCTTCGCCAGCCTCGCCGTGGCGATCGTGATGGTCGGTATCGGGATCTTCATCGTCGGCTACCGGGGAGCCACGCGCATGGCACTGGTCACCGGCGGCACGATCACGGGTCTCGGCGTGGCCTCGATGCACTACCTCGGCATGGCCGGAATGCGGTTCGAGGGACAGTTCGCGTACGACACGGTCACCGTCTCCCTCTCCGTCGTCATCGCCGTGGTGGCCGCGACCGCCTCGCTGTGGGCCGCCGTCTCCATCCACGGTTTCCTGCCCAGCCTCGGCGCGAGCCTGGTGATGGGCGTCGCCGTGAGCGGAATGCACTACACGGGAATGGCCGCGCTCAGCGTGCATCTGCACCCGGCCGTGGCCCAGGGGACGCAGGCAGGCGACACACCTGCCTCGCTGCTCCTGCCGATGCTGATCGGGCCGGGCTGCTTCCTGCTCCTCGCCGGAGTGGTCGTGCTGTTCGACCCGCTGGTGGTGATGGGCGCTCCCGACGGGCCGGACCGCCGGCCCGGTGACCGCCCGCGCAGCGCCGGGCAGGTCCCCGGCATCCCCGTCCAGCGGCGGCACACGCCGTACGGGACCGAGGTCCGCAGGGAGTACCGGCAGCCGCGGAATCGCTGA
- a CDS encoding glycerophosphodiester phosphodiesterase has translation MSVRTATASAAVAALLGGCALLPAAQAQAAGAKDGPVVFAHRGASAYAPENTLAAVDAADRLGIDWVENDVQLTKDGVLVVVHDTTLGRTTDAEQVFPSRAPWAVKDFTAAEIAKLDAGSWFGAAYAGARVPTLTQYLHRVERNRQKLLLEIKSPETYPGIEKETLRILREEGWLDRGHVKHRLIVQSFGAESVKAVHDRRPDVVTGFLGTPAVADLPSYAAFTDQINPSYTTIGADYVAAVQKLKGPHGKPLQVNTWTVNDAANAAKVAGFGVDGIITNNPDIVRDATR, from the coding sequence GTGTCCGTACGCACCGCAACCGCCTCCGCCGCTGTCGCCGCTCTGCTCGGCGGCTGTGCCCTGCTGCCCGCCGCCCAGGCGCAGGCGGCGGGCGCGAAGGACGGCCCGGTCGTCTTCGCCCACCGCGGCGCCTCCGCCTACGCCCCGGAGAACACCCTGGCGGCCGTGGACGCGGCCGACCGTCTGGGCATCGACTGGGTGGAGAACGATGTGCAGCTCACCAAGGACGGTGTGCTGGTCGTCGTGCACGACACCACCCTCGGGCGGACCACCGACGCCGAGCAGGTCTTCCCCAGCCGGGCCCCCTGGGCGGTCAAGGACTTCACCGCTGCCGAGATCGCGAAGCTCGACGCGGGCAGCTGGTTCGGCGCCGCGTACGCGGGGGCACGGGTGCCGACGCTCACCCAGTATCTGCACCGTGTCGAGCGCAACCGCCAGAAGCTCCTCCTGGAGATCAAGAGCCCGGAGACCTACCCGGGAATCGAGAAGGAGACCCTGCGGATCCTGCGCGAGGAGGGGTGGCTGGACCGCGGTCACGTCAAGCACCGGCTGATCGTCCAGAGCTTCGGTGCAGAGAGTGTGAAAGCTGTCCACGATCGGCGTCCCGACGTCGTCACCGGCTTCCTCGGCACCCCCGCGGTGGCAGATCTGCCGTCGTACGCGGCCTTCACCGACCAGATCAATCCGTCGTACACGACGATCGGCGCCGACTACGTCGCCGCGGTCCAGAAGCTGAAGGGCCCCCACGGGAAGCCGCTCCAGGTGAACACCTGGACGGTCAACGACGCGGCGAACGCGGCGAAGGTGGCCGGCTTCGGTGTCGACGGCATCATCACCAACAACCCCGACATCGTGCGGGACGCCACCCGCTGA
- a CDS encoding TerC family protein, with translation MDVSWTVWTLTILGLVALISVDFFIGRKPHDVSTKEAGIWTIVWIVLAALFGLGLLVLGETQASGEFFAGYITEKSLSVDNLFVFVLIMAKFSVPSHLQQRVLLVGVLIALVLRTIFIAAGAAVIANFSWVFYIFGAFLIYTAWKLIQEARAGDEEDEFEENRLLKSIEHRFGVADRYHGTKLFIRNNGKRVMTPLMVVMLAIGTTDVLFALDSIPAIFGLTQDPYIVFTANAFALMGLRQLYFLIGGLLKKLVHLSYGLSVILGFIGVKLVLHALHESGVHVPEISIPFSLAFICGVLVVTTITSLIANKKTAAAEAEKAEASDEESKSIGAQK, from the coding sequence GTGGACGTTTCATGGACCGTTTGGACGTTGACCATTCTTGGTCTCGTCGCCCTCATCTCCGTCGACTTCTTCATCGGGCGCAAGCCCCATGACGTGTCGACCAAGGAAGCCGGAATCTGGACCATCGTCTGGATCGTGCTGGCCGCGCTCTTCGGGCTCGGCCTGCTGGTCCTCGGCGAGACCCAGGCCTCGGGCGAATTCTTCGCCGGTTACATCACCGAGAAATCGCTCAGCGTCGACAATCTCTTCGTCTTCGTCCTGATCATGGCGAAGTTCTCGGTGCCCTCACACCTCCAGCAGCGGGTGCTGCTCGTCGGTGTGCTGATCGCGCTGGTGCTCCGAACGATCTTCATCGCGGCCGGCGCCGCGGTCATCGCCAACTTCTCGTGGGTCTTCTACATCTTCGGCGCGTTCCTGATCTACACCGCCTGGAAGCTCATCCAGGAGGCGCGGGCAGGCGACGAGGAGGACGAGTTCGAGGAGAACCGTCTCCTGAAGTCGATCGAGCACCGCTTCGGTGTCGCCGACAGGTACCACGGGACGAAGCTCTTCATCCGCAACAACGGCAAGCGCGTCATGACCCCGCTCATGGTGGTCATGCTCGCCATCGGCACCACCGATGTGCTGTTCGCGCTGGACTCCATCCCCGCGATCTTCGGGCTGACCCAGGACCCGTACATTGTCTTCACCGCCAACGCGTTCGCTCTGATGGGCCTGCGTCAGCTGTACTTCCTCATCGGCGGTCTGCTGAAGAAGCTGGTCCACCTCAGCTACGGGCTCTCGGTGATCCTCGGCTTCATCGGCGTCAAGCTGGTGCTGCACGCACTCCACGAGTCCGGGGTGCACGTCCCCGAGATCTCCATCCCGTTCTCCCTCGCCTTCATCTGCGGCGTCCTGGTGGTCACCACGATCACCAGCCTGATCGCCAACAAGAAGACGGCGGCGGCGGAGGCCGAGAAGGCGGAGGCGTCCGACGAGGAGAGCAAGAGCATCGGCGCCCAGAAGTAG